Proteins encoded by one window of Azospirillum brasilense:
- a CDS encoding Dyp-type peroxidase, whose protein sequence is MAAGQEYDVDRDAVSTHGWGLATDAWADVQGLVYSGYGTLPWARALFLDLTHAQSGWLTSLRAVAPITDGRPIVEPKVCVDKAAAIAFTGAGLAAMGLGEDALRTFSRPFREGMHQQNRRRRLGDDGPTVVDGGPQWSGNTPTSLETPDTVHALLLVYHRSEADLDRYAEEARGTLLAQKVAIVREINLDIKPDQRGKVREHFGFADGVSQPLPYLDNGRDGPPGHDPWNEIPLGEILIGYRNAHAEIAPGPQVPATDSAARWELLDSGNAPEGFRDLGLNGTYMVVRELRQDVGRFWTSLDNQAAILRRQGGDAGQVTAEWLAERIVGRDRDGRLLCPVGTSVAEGDNRFGFRSRDPHGFGCPLGSHVRRANPRDGLAPDEDSAETLRAAANNHRIMRRGRKFGRVIADPRHDDGEERGLLFICLNTDIARQFEFVQQTWLLNPNFATLYQERDPLVGPNGPLTIPQDPLRRIVDVETYIELVGGEYFFLPGIRALAYLESL, encoded by the coding sequence GTGGCGGCGGGCCAGGAGTACGACGTCGACCGCGACGCCGTTTCCACGCACGGCTGGGGGCTTGCAACGGACGCGTGGGCCGACGTCCAGGGGCTGGTCTACAGCGGATACGGTACCTTGCCATGGGCTCGGGCCCTGTTCCTGGACCTGACGCACGCGCAGTCCGGCTGGCTCACGTCGCTGCGCGCCGTGGCGCCGATCACCGACGGGCGTCCGATCGTCGAGCCGAAGGTCTGTGTCGACAAGGCGGCGGCCATCGCCTTTACCGGCGCCGGCCTGGCGGCGATGGGCCTTGGCGAGGATGCGCTCAGGACCTTTTCGCGGCCCTTCCGGGAAGGCATGCACCAGCAGAACCGGCGCCGTCGATTGGGCGACGACGGGCCGACCGTCGTCGACGGCGGGCCGCAGTGGAGCGGAAACACCCCCACGTCGCTGGAGACGCCGGACACCGTCCATGCCCTGCTCCTCGTCTACCACCGCAGCGAAGCGGACCTCGACCGATACGCGGAGGAGGCCCGCGGAACGCTTCTGGCCCAAAAGGTCGCGATCGTCCGCGAGATCAATCTGGACATAAAACCCGACCAGCGCGGGAAGGTGCGCGAGCATTTCGGCTTCGCCGACGGCGTCTCCCAGCCGCTGCCATACCTCGACAACGGGCGCGACGGGCCGCCCGGCCACGATCCCTGGAACGAGATCCCCCTCGGGGAGATCCTGATCGGCTACAGGAACGCCCATGCGGAGATCGCGCCGGGTCCACAGGTTCCGGCAACGGACAGCGCGGCCCGCTGGGAACTCCTGGATTCCGGAAACGCACCCGAGGGATTCCGCGATCTCGGCCTGAACGGCACCTATATGGTCGTGCGCGAACTCCGGCAGGATGTCGGCCGCTTCTGGACCTCGCTGGACAATCAGGCTGCCATCCTGCGGCGGCAGGGCGGCGACGCTGGTCAGGTCACGGCGGAGTGGCTGGCGGAGCGCATCGTCGGGCGGGACCGGGACGGCCGCCTCCTGTGCCCCGTTGGAACCTCGGTGGCGGAGGGCGACAACCGCTTCGGGTTCCGTTCCCGGGACCCGCACGGGTTCGGGTGCCCCCTCGGCTCCCACGTCCGGCGCGCCAATCCGCGGGACGGGCTGGCCCCGGACGAAGACTCCGCTGAGACGCTTCGGGCGGCGGCGAACAACCACCGCATCATGCGTCGCGGCCGCAAGTTCGGCAGGGTGATCGCGGACCCGCGCCACGACGATGGGGAGGAGCGCGGCCTCCTCTTCATCTGCCTCAACACGGACATCGCCCGGCAGTTCGAGTTCGTGCAGCAGACGTGGCTCCTCAACCCGAATTTTGCCACGCTCTATCAGGAAAGGGACCCGCTGGTCGGTCCCAACGGCCCGCTGACGATCCCCCAGGACCCGTTGCGGAGGATCGTGGACGTGGAAACCTACATCGAGCTGGTGGGCGGGGAATATTTCTTCCTTCCCGGCATCCGGGCACTGGCCTATCTGGAAAGCCTGTGA
- a CDS encoding cytochrome P450, with amino-acid sequence MRVEGVGPRGRPGGLKGALAGWMMRSLPAVFRVLRAVSPVLRIGDTVVVTRYDDAREVFLNDDAFAVPYARKLDVIMGGQPFFLGMRDTSDYRRDTAAMRTVVRSDDLPTLAAEAGRLAAEAVRAGGGRIEVVNDLVREVTFAVLGRYFGVSDPPDGDLRIWASRLFEFQFADPGDDPDLRAEVDAIAPALRAHIQGLIEARRASGAFGDDVLGRCLDRQSRGDPGFSDGQIRAALTGFVVGGPPQPPMVVPQALEQLLRRPAELEGARKAALAGDDALLLGYVLEAMRFDPLAPTLPRVAVRDELIAAGSRRATNVREGATLLVAFSSAMMDERRVPDPRRFNPRRLAHEYMHFGHGLHTCFGLQINHAILPMMLKPLLERRGLRRAPGPDGHLRKRGAFAERLEVVYDPE; translated from the coding sequence ATGCGGGTCGAAGGCGTCGGACCCAGGGGGCGGCCCGGCGGGCTGAAAGGCGCGCTCGCCGGTTGGATGATGCGAAGCCTTCCGGCGGTGTTCCGGGTCCTGCGCGCCGTATCGCCGGTTCTGCGCATTGGCGATACGGTCGTGGTGACCCGCTACGATGACGCGCGCGAGGTGTTCCTGAACGACGACGCCTTCGCGGTTCCCTACGCGAGGAAGCTCGACGTCATCATGGGCGGGCAGCCGTTCTTTCTGGGGATGCGCGATACGTCCGACTACCGCCGCGACACGGCGGCGATGAGGACGGTCGTCCGCTCCGACGACCTTCCCACGCTCGCTGCGGAGGCTGGGCGTCTCGCCGCTGAGGCGGTGCGGGCGGGCGGCGGCCGCATCGAGGTGGTGAACGACCTCGTCCGCGAAGTCACCTTCGCCGTCCTGGGCCGGTACTTCGGTGTGTCCGACCCGCCGGACGGCGATCTGAGAATCTGGGCGTCCCGGCTCTTCGAATTCCAGTTTGCCGACCCCGGCGACGACCCGGATCTGCGCGCCGAGGTCGACGCGATCGCACCGGCCCTGCGCGCCCACATCCAAGGGCTGATCGAAGCCCGCCGCGCCTCCGGCGCGTTCGGGGACGACGTTCTCGGGCGCTGCCTGGACCGCCAGAGCCGCGGCGATCCGGGCTTCTCCGACGGCCAGATCCGTGCCGCCCTGACCGGCTTCGTGGTTGGTGGACCGCCGCAGCCACCGATGGTCGTGCCCCAGGCCCTCGAGCAGTTGCTGCGCCGGCCAGCCGAGTTGGAGGGCGCACGGAAGGCAGCGCTGGCCGGTGACGACGCGCTGCTTCTCGGATACGTACTGGAGGCCATGCGCTTTGACCCGCTCGCCCCGACACTGCCGCGGGTCGCGGTGAGGGACGAGCTCATCGCGGCCGGCAGCCGCCGGGCCACCAACGTGCGCGAAGGGGCCACTCTGCTCGTTGCCTTCAGCTCGGCGATGATGGACGAACGGCGCGTGCCCGATCCCAGGCGGTTCAACCCCCGTCGCTTGGCCCATGAGTACATGCATTTCGGGCATGGTCTCCACACCTGCTTCGGCTTGCAGATCAACCACGCAATTCTGCCCATGATGCTCAAGCCACTTCTGGAACGGCGCGGGCTGCGGCGAGCCCCCGGACCGGACGGCCATCTGCGCAAGCGCGGCGCCTTCGCTGAGCGTCTGGAGGTGGTGTACGATCCGGAGTAG
- the mutL gene encoding DNA mismatch repair endonuclease MutL gives MPIRMLPDTLVNRIAAGEVIERPAAAVKELVENAIDAGATRIDVVVRDGGKSLITITDDGCGMGPDELALAVERHATSKLPSDDLLDIRSLGFRGEALPSIGAVSRLTLTSRPRGADSAWALTVDAGLKGAPQPAALAQGTRVEVRDLFAAVPARLKFLKAARTEFDHIGDCIERLAMAHPGVAFTLDGDNRSTLRLSAAQGDLLDARLTRLGALMGRDFQDNAVPVQAAREGVTLAGWIGLPTLHRPTARHQHLFVNGRPVRDKLMVGAVRAAYADFLPRDRHPMLALFLDLDPQEVDVNVHPAKAEVRFRDQGLVRGLIVGALKHALAEAGHRASTTVGLATLGALRPENGETGTDGAIPSPSPLPYRSPGHQPAQSWGGGYGSVVPRGLADRATAFQAPHQAPLPPLQGRLAGWQAAPAARPPEYAAQAAAAAPPLDSHPLGAARAQVHNTYIVAQTSEGIVIVDQHAAHERLVYERMKTALLEGGVKRQALLIPELVELDEPSANRLLGRAAELAELGLAVEGFGPGCVLVREVPALLGQSDVKSLVRDLAEELAELGDALSLKERLEHVCGTMACHGSVRAGRSLGIEEMNALLRQMEATPHSGQCNHGRPTYVELKLSDIERLFGRR, from the coding sequence ATGCCGATCCGCATGTTGCCCGACACGCTCGTCAACCGCATCGCCGCCGGCGAGGTGATCGAGCGGCCCGCCGCCGCCGTCAAGGAACTGGTGGAGAACGCCATCGACGCCGGGGCCACCCGCATCGACGTGGTGGTGCGTGATGGCGGCAAGTCGCTCATCACCATCACCGACGACGGTTGCGGCATGGGGCCGGACGAGCTGGCGCTCGCCGTGGAGCGGCACGCCACCTCCAAGCTGCCGTCCGACGACCTGCTGGACATCCGCTCCCTGGGCTTCCGCGGGGAGGCGCTGCCCTCCATCGGGGCGGTCAGCCGCCTGACCCTGACCAGCCGCCCGCGCGGCGCCGACAGCGCCTGGGCGCTGACCGTGGACGCCGGGCTGAAGGGCGCGCCGCAGCCCGCCGCGCTGGCCCAGGGCACCCGCGTGGAGGTGCGCGACCTGTTCGCCGCCGTACCCGCCCGCCTGAAATTCCTGAAGGCCGCCCGGACCGAGTTCGACCACATCGGCGACTGCATCGAACGGCTGGCCATGGCCCATCCCGGCGTGGCCTTCACACTGGATGGCGACAACCGCTCGACGCTGCGCCTGTCGGCGGCGCAGGGCGACCTGCTCGACGCCCGGCTGACCCGGCTGGGCGCCCTGATGGGCCGCGATTTCCAGGACAACGCCGTGCCGGTGCAGGCGGCGCGCGAGGGGGTGACGCTCGCCGGCTGGATCGGCCTGCCCACCCTGCACCGCCCCACGGCCCGCCACCAGCACCTGTTCGTCAACGGCCGCCCGGTGCGGGACAAGCTGATGGTCGGCGCGGTGAGGGCGGCCTATGCCGATTTCCTGCCGCGCGACCGCCACCCCATGCTGGCGCTGTTCCTCGACCTCGACCCGCAGGAGGTGGACGTGAACGTCCATCCCGCCAAGGCGGAGGTGCGGTTCCGCGACCAGGGCCTGGTGCGCGGGCTGATCGTCGGGGCGCTCAAGCACGCGCTGGCCGAGGCCGGGCACCGCGCCTCGACCACCGTCGGGCTGGCGACGCTCGGTGCGCTGCGCCCGGAGAACGGCGAGACGGGTACGGACGGGGCCATTCCGTCGCCCTCCCCCCTGCCCTACCGCAGCCCGGGGCATCAGCCGGCACAGTCCTGGGGCGGCGGCTACGGCTCCGTCGTGCCGCGCGGGCTGGCCGACCGGGCAACCGCCTTCCAGGCTCCCCATCAGGCGCCGCTCCCTCCCCTGCAGGGCCGCCTCGCCGGCTGGCAGGCCGCGCCCGCCGCGCGCCCGCCGGAATACGCGGCGCAGGCCGCCGCCGCTGCTCCGCCGCTGGACAGCCACCCGCTGGGTGCGGCCCGCGCCCAGGTCCACAACACCTACATCGTCGCCCAGACCAGCGAGGGCATCGTCATCGTCGACCAGCACGCCGCCCATGAGCGGCTGGTCTATGAACGCATGAAGACCGCCCTTCTGGAGGGCGGCGTGAAACGGCAGGCCTTGCTGATTCCGGAGCTGGTGGAGTTGGACGAACCGTCCGCCAACCGCCTGCTGGGCCGCGCCGCGGAACTGGCGGAACTGGGCCTTGCGGTGGAAGGTTTTGGCCCCGGCTGCGTCCTGGTGCGCGAGGTGCCGGCGTTGCTCGGCCAGAGCGACGTGAAGAGCCTCGTCCGCGACCTTGCCGAGGAGTTGGCGGAGCTGGGCGACGCGCTGTCGCTGAAGGAACGGTTGGAGCATGTGTGCGGCACCATGGCCTGTCACGGCTCCGTCCGCGCCGGGCGCTCTCTCGGCATCGAGGAGATGAACGCCCTCCTGCGCCAGATGGAGGCCACCCCCCACAGCGGTCAGTGCAATCACGGCCGCCCCACCTATGTCGAATTAAAGCTTTCCGACATCGAGCGGCTGTTCGGGCGCCGCTAG